In the genome of Streptomyces globosus, one region contains:
- a CDS encoding 3-hydroxyacyl-CoA dehydrogenase family protein: protein MDLPSTSGQPALQTIAVVGLGTMGTGIAEVLARAGREVIGIDISEAAARRATESLAAATARSVARGELSEQEREAVLARLRTFGEPAAAADADLVVEVVPEDYALKHRIFTELDAVVRPDTILATGTNALSVTRLAAESLRPERVLGLHFFHPAPAMKLVEVVSSVLTAPPAVEAVTALARELGKEPVSAGDRPGFVADGLLFGYLNQAAAMYESKYASREDIDAAMRLGCGLPMGPLALLDMIGVDTARTVLEAMYEASGDRLHAPAPILGHLAEAGLTGQKSGRGFYTYEAPGSQSVVRDAQTPLDGAGLGEGRPVSRVGVAGSGTMAGGIAQVFAQAGYEVVLAGRSLEKAEAAKAAIGKSLDRAVSKGRLTAEAAQGTLARIAPAGSLDAFAEVDLAVEAVAEDLAVKQELFAALDKVCRPGAVLATTTSSLPVIACARATSRPQDVVGMHFFNPAPAMKLVEVVRTVLTSDDVHATVRAVCTRIRKHPVDCGDRAGFIVNALLFPYLNNAVKMVEQHYACIDDIDAAMRLGGGYPMGPFELLDVVGLDVSLAIEKVLHKEFRDPGLAPSPLLEHLVAAGCLGRKTGRGFREYARR from the coding sequence ATGGACCTTCCGTCCACGTCCGGTCAGCCCGCTCTGCAGACCATCGCCGTCGTCGGCCTCGGCACGATGGGCACCGGCATCGCCGAGGTGCTCGCCCGCGCCGGCCGCGAGGTCATCGGCATCGACATCAGCGAGGCCGCCGCCCGCCGCGCCACCGAGTCCCTCGCCGCCGCGACCGCCCGCTCGGTCGCCCGCGGCGAGCTTTCCGAGCAGGAGCGCGAGGCCGTGCTGGCGCGGCTGCGGACCTTCGGCGAGCCGGCGGCCGCCGCCGACGCCGACCTCGTCGTCGAGGTCGTGCCGGAGGACTACGCCCTCAAGCACCGGATCTTCACGGAGCTCGACGCGGTCGTGCGCCCCGACACCATCCTCGCGACGGGCACGAACGCCCTGTCGGTGACCCGGCTCGCCGCCGAGTCGCTGCGCCCCGAGCGCGTGCTGGGCCTGCACTTCTTCCACCCGGCGCCGGCGATGAAGCTGGTCGAGGTGGTCTCCAGCGTCCTGACGGCCCCGCCGGCCGTGGAGGCGGTCACCGCCCTGGCCCGGGAGCTCGGCAAGGAGCCCGTCTCGGCGGGCGACCGGCCCGGTTTCGTGGCCGACGGCCTGCTGTTCGGCTACCTGAACCAGGCGGCCGCGATGTACGAGTCGAAGTACGCCTCCCGCGAGGACATCGACGCGGCGATGCGGCTCGGCTGCGGCCTGCCGATGGGGCCGCTGGCGCTGCTGGACATGATCGGCGTGGACACGGCGCGGACCGTCCTGGAGGCCATGTACGAGGCGTCGGGCGACCGGCTGCACGCGCCGGCCCCGATCCTGGGGCACCTGGCGGAGGCCGGGCTGACCGGCCAGAAGTCGGGGCGCGGCTTCTACACGTACGAGGCCCCGGGCAGCCAGTCCGTCGTGCGGGACGCGCAGACGCCGCTGGACGGCGCGGGCCTGGGTGAGGGCCGGCCGGTCTCGCGGGTCGGCGTGGCCGGCTCGGGGACCATGGCGGGCGGGATCGCGCAGGTCTTCGCGCAGGCCGGGTACGAGGTGGTCCTGGCGGGCCGCAGCCTGGAGAAGGCGGAGGCCGCGAAGGCGGCGATCGGCAAGTCCCTGGACCGTGCGGTGTCCAAGGGCCGGCTGACGGCGGAGGCGGCGCAGGGGACGCTGGCGCGGATCGCGCCGGCCGGTTCGCTGGACGCGTTCGCCGAGGTCGACCTGGCGGTCGAGGCGGTCGCCGAGGACCTGGCGGTCAAGCAGGAGCTGTTCGCCGCGCTCGACAAGGTCTGCCGGCCGGGCGCGGTGCTGGCCACGACGACGTCCTCGCTGCCGGTGATCGCCTGCGCCCGGGCGACGTCGCGCCCGCAGGACGTGGTCGGCATGCACTTCTTCAACCCGGCTCCGGCGATGAAGCTCGTCGAGGTGGTCCGGACCGTCCTCACCTCGGACGACGTCCACGCCACGGTCCGCGCCGTCTGCACGCGGATCCGCAAGCACCCGGTGGACTGCGGGGACCGGGCCGGGTTCATCGTGAACGCGCTGCTGTTCCCGTACCTGAACAACGCGGTCAAGATGGTCGAGCAGCACTACGCCTGCATCGACGACATCGACGCGGCGATGAGGCTGGGCGGCGGCTACCCGATGGGCCCGTTCGAGCTCCTCGACGTGGTCGGCCTGGATGTCTCCCTGGCGATCGAGAAGGTCCTCCACAAGGAGTTCCGCGACCCGGGCCTGGCCCCGTCCCCGCTGCTGGAGCACCTGGTCGCGGCCGGCTGCCTGGGCCGGAAGACGGGCCGCGGATTCCGTGAGTACGCCCGCCGGTAA
- a CDS encoding SRPBCC family protein, with protein sequence MAQVEATTERIIAADAETVFDTLADYTGTRRKLLPEHFSEYEVREGGDGEGTLVHWKLQATSKRVRDCLLEVTEPTDGQLVEKDRNSSMVTTWTVTPAGEGKSKAVVTTVWNGAGGIGGFFERTFAPKGLGRIYDTVLENLANEVES encoded by the coding sequence ATGGCGCAGGTCGAGGCCACCACGGAGCGGATCATCGCGGCCGACGCGGAGACCGTGTTCGACACGCTGGCCGACTACACCGGTACCCGGCGCAAGCTGCTGCCCGAGCACTTCAGCGAGTACGAGGTGCGCGAGGGCGGCGACGGCGAGGGGACCCTCGTCCACTGGAAGCTCCAGGCCACCAGCAAGCGCGTCCGCGACTGCCTGCTCGAGGTCACCGAGCCGACCGACGGACAGCTCGTGGAGAAGGACCGCAACTCCTCCATGGTCACCACCTGGACCGTCACCCCGGCCGGCGAGGGCAAGTCCAAGGCCGTGGTCACCACCGTCTGGAACGGCGCCGGCGGCATCGGCGGCTTCTTCGAGCGCACCTTCGCCCCCAAGGGCCTCGGCCGCATCTACGACACCGTCCTCGAGAACCTCGCGAACGAAGTCGAATCCTG
- a CDS encoding adenylosuccinate lyase, with the protein MTYAPDAQDSPDVLERLRAEAGGSSRYGELLAAGPDALAAALTGAGLPLWARELAAYRLGLARDARAFEPLVLLLNHRDPPRCAAAARALAVLDDPRTARAAAALATNELRTAYALQPVRLLTALRAPESAPALIRTLSRLLSPRDPYWRVALACVEGLGELADARAREVLTRAQAHPRLAVAATRSLRALP; encoded by the coding sequence GTGACCTACGCACCGGACGCACAGGACTCACCGGACGTACTGGAACGCCTGCGGGCGGAAGCGGGGGGCTCCTCCCGCTACGGGGAGCTCCTCGCCGCCGGACCCGACGCCCTCGCGGCAGCCCTCACCGGCGCCGGCCTGCCCCTGTGGGCGCGGGAGCTCGCCGCCTACCGGCTCGGCCTCGCCCGCGACGCCCGCGCCTTCGAACCGCTGGTGCTGCTGCTGAACCACCGCGACCCGCCGCGCTGCGCGGCCGCCGCCCGCGCCCTCGCCGTCCTGGACGACCCGCGGACCGCCCGCGCGGCGGCCGCCCTCGCCACCAACGAGCTGCGCACCGCGTACGCCCTTCAGCCGGTCCGCCTGCTGACGGCGCTGCGCGCACCGGAGTCCGCGCCCGCCCTGATCCGCACCCTGTCCCGGCTGCTCTCCCCCCGCGACCCGTACTGGCGGGTGGCCCTCGCCTGTGTGGAGGGCCTCGGCGAACTGGCCGACGCGCGCGCCCGCGAGGTCCTCACCCGCGCCCAGGCCCACCCCCGCCTGGCGGTGGCCGCGACCCGGTCCCTGCGCGCGCTGCCCTGA
- a CDS encoding alpha/beta hydrolase — MLHPLKKRTPLTKRIALALSTGTAAAAALAAAPAGAAVPAGAAMPAAAGAPAAAPAALRWTGCGTTRYPSLQCASLQVPLDHAAPQGRRITLALTRVPHTAAKSQGPLLVNPGGPGGSGRNLAPYIASALPKDVAAQYDVIGFDPRGVGRSEPALDCAAGHFDPVRPDSVPRTAQAEQANLDRVRAFAEACQARHGDVLPYIDTVSAARDMEAIRAALGAPKLSYFGYSYGTYLGAVYAKLHPGRVHRMVLDSVVDPDGVWYEDNLAQDRAFDARHRAFLGWVADHDAVYRLGTDRDEVEERWYAMRAALAAEPAGGKVGPSELEDTYMPGGYYNGYWPVLAEAFSKYAADGDAAPLVAAYEKFGAVAPTAGNGYSVYTAVQCRDSAWPSDWNRWRADMWRTHAQAPFMTWNNAWYNAPCAFWKTEPLQAPDVANADLPPALLLQATEDAATPFGGALAMREKLKGSALVVEAGGGNHGVSMGGNSCLDDKVAAYLRTGAAADATCAAQPAPQPSAGTREAAPAAGGAVLHGLLGFRS, encoded by the coding sequence ATGCTGCACCCGTTGAAGAAGCGCACCCCCCTGACGAAGCGCATCGCCCTCGCGCTGTCGACCGGCACCGCCGCGGCCGCCGCCCTGGCGGCGGCTCCGGCCGGGGCCGCCGTACCCGCCGGGGCCGCCATGCCCGCCGCCGCCGGCGCACCGGCTGCCGCCCCGGCCGCGCTGCGGTGGACCGGGTGCGGGACCACGCGGTATCCGTCCCTGCAGTGCGCCTCCCTCCAGGTCCCCCTCGACCACGCCGCCCCGCAGGGCCGCCGGATCACGCTCGCGCTGACGCGCGTCCCGCACACCGCCGCCAAGAGCCAGGGACCGCTGCTGGTCAACCCGGGCGGCCCGGGGGGCAGCGGCCGCAACCTCGCCCCGTACATCGCCTCGGCCCTGCCCAAGGACGTCGCCGCCCAGTACGACGTGATCGGCTTCGACCCGCGCGGCGTCGGCCGCAGCGAGCCCGCCCTCGACTGCGCCGCCGGGCACTTCGACCCCGTACGCCCGGACTCCGTCCCCCGCACCGCGCAGGCCGAGCAGGCCAACCTGGACCGGGTGCGGGCCTTCGCCGAGGCCTGCCAGGCCAGGCACGGGGACGTCCTGCCGTACATCGACACGGTCTCGGCGGCCCGGGACATGGAGGCGATCCGCGCGGCGCTCGGCGCGCCGAAGCTCAGCTACTTCGGCTACTCGTACGGCACCTACCTGGGCGCGGTGTACGCCAAGCTGCACCCGGGCCGGGTGCACCGGATGGTCCTGGACTCGGTCGTCGACCCGGACGGGGTCTGGTACGAGGACAACCTGGCGCAGGACCGGGCCTTCGACGCCCGCCACCGGGCGTTCCTGGGCTGGGTCGCCGACCACGACGCCGTCTACCGGCTCGGCACCGACCGGGACGAGGTGGAGGAGCGCTGGTACGCGATGCGCGCGGCGCTGGCCGCGGAGCCGGCGGGCGGCAAGGTGGGGCCGTCCGAACTGGAGGACACCTACATGCCGGGCGGCTACTACAACGGCTACTGGCCGGTCCTCGCAGAGGCGTTCTCGAAGTACGCGGCGGACGGCGACGCGGCCCCGCTGGTGGCGGCGTACGAGAAGTTCGGGGCGGTCGCGCCGACGGCGGGCAACGGCTACAGCGTCTACACGGCGGTGCAGTGCCGCGACTCGGCGTGGCCGTCGGACTGGAACCGGTGGCGGGCCGACATGTGGCGCACCCATGCCCAGGCCCCCTTCATGACCTGGAACAACGCCTGGTACAACGCCCCGTGCGCGTTCTGGAAGACGGAGCCCCTCCAGGCCCCGGACGTGGCCAACGCCGACCTCCCGCCCGCGCTGCTGCTCCAGGCGACCGAGGACGCGGCGACGCCGTTCGGCGGCGCGCTGGCGATGCGGGAGAAGCTGAAGGGGTCGGCGCTGGTCGTGGAGGCGGGCGGCGGCAACCACGGCGTGTCGATGGGCGGGAACTCCTGCCTGGACGACAAGGTGGCCGCCTACCTGCGGACGGGCGCCGCGGCGGACGCCACGTGCGCCGCGCAGCCCGCGCCGCAGCCGTCCGCCGGTACGCGCGAGGCGGCGCCGGCGGCGGGCGGGGCGGTCCTCCACGGCCTCCTGGGCTTCCGGAGCTGA
- the ccrA gene encoding crotonyl-CoA carboxylase/reductase produces MKDILDAIQSQSATAEDFAALPVPESYRAITVHKDETEMFAGLTTREKDPRKSLHLDQVPVPELGPGEALVAVMASSVNYNSVWTSIFEPLSTFGFLERYGRVSDLAKRHDLPYHVIGSDLAGVVLRTGPGVNSWKPGDEVVAHCLSVELESSDGHNDTMLDPEQRIWGFETNFGGLAEIALVKSNQLMPKPDHLSWEEAAAPGLVNSTAYRQLVSRNGAGMKQGDNVLIWGASGGLGSYATQFALAGGANPICVVSSPEKADICRSMGAEAVIDRNAEGYRFWKDERTQDPREWKRFGSKIRELTGGEDIDIVFEHPGRETFGASVYVTRKGGTITTCASTSGYMHEYDNRYLWMSLKRIIGSHFANYREAWEANRLIAKGKIHPTLSKVYSLEETGQAAHDVHRNVHQGKVGVLCLAPEEGLGVRDHELRATHLDAINRFRNV; encoded by the coding sequence GTGAAGGACATCCTGGACGCGATCCAGTCGCAGTCCGCGACGGCCGAGGACTTCGCTGCCCTGCCGGTTCCCGAGTCCTACCGCGCCATCACCGTCCACAAGGACGAGACGGAGATGTTCGCCGGGCTCACGACCCGCGAGAAGGACCCGCGCAAGTCCCTGCACCTGGACCAGGTCCCGGTGCCGGAGCTCGGCCCGGGCGAGGCCCTCGTGGCCGTCATGGCCTCCTCGGTCAACTACAACTCCGTGTGGACCTCGATCTTCGAGCCGCTGTCCACCTTCGGCTTCCTGGAGCGCTACGGCCGGGTCTCCGACCTCGCCAAGCGCCACGACCTGCCGTACCACGTCATCGGCTCCGACCTGGCCGGCGTCGTCCTGCGCACCGGCCCGGGCGTCAACTCCTGGAAGCCGGGCGACGAGGTCGTCGCGCACTGCCTCTCCGTCGAGCTGGAGTCCTCCGACGGCCACAACGACACGATGCTCGACCCCGAGCAGCGCATCTGGGGCTTCGAGACCAACTTCGGCGGCCTGGCGGAGATCGCCCTCGTCAAGTCGAACCAGCTGATGCCCAAGCCGGACCACCTCAGCTGGGAGGAGGCCGCGGCCCCCGGCCTGGTCAACTCCACCGCCTACCGCCAGCTCGTCTCCCGCAACGGCGCCGGCATGAAGCAGGGCGACAACGTCCTGATCTGGGGCGCCAGCGGCGGCCTCGGCTCGTACGCCACCCAGTTCGCCCTCGCGGGCGGCGCCAACCCCATCTGCGTCGTCTCCTCCCCCGAGAAGGCCGACATCTGCCGTTCGATGGGCGCCGAGGCGGTCATCGACCGCAACGCCGAGGGCTACAGGTTCTGGAAGGACGAGCGCACCCAGGACCCGCGCGAGTGGAAGCGCTTCGGCTCGAAGATCCGCGAGCTGACCGGCGGCGAGGACATCGACATCGTCTTCGAGCACCCCGGCCGCGAGACCTTCGGCGCCAGCGTCTACGTCACCCGCAAGGGCGGCACCATCACCACCTGCGCGTCGACCTCGGGCTACATGCACGAGTACGACAACCGCTACCTGTGGATGTCGCTGAAGCGGATCATCGGCTCGCACTTCGCGAACTACCGCGAGGCGTGGGAGGCCAACCGCCTGATCGCCAAGGGCAAGATCCACCCGACCCTGTCGAAGGTCTACTCCCTGGAGGAGACCGGCCAGGCCGCCCACGACGTCCACCGCAACGTCCACCAGGGCAAGGTCGGCGTGCTCTGCCTGGCCCCCGAGGAAGGCCTCGGCGTCCGCGACCACGAGCTCCGGGCCACGCACCTCGACGCCATCAACCGCTTCCGGAACGTCTGA
- a CDS encoding TetR family transcriptional regulator: protein MKYFRSMSQPAKTSSRAATASDSPESAAGTKAAAQRLKMRRELAAAAMELFATKGYEATTVDEIAAAAGVARRTFFRHFRSKEEAIFPDHDDTLTRAEAVLDVAPAHEHPLDTVCRGIKEVMKMYAASPAVSVERYRLTREVPALREREIASVARYERLFTRYLLAHFDEAEHHDGNDDPLLAEVAASAVVTAHNHVLRRWLRSGGQGDVEAQLDHAFAIVRKTFGTGIGAGRTLASVPSPAGSGADAPPAAVRAQDEVLVAVARTDAPLEEVMRTIEEALRNA from the coding sequence ATGAAGTACTTTCGCTCTATGTCCCAGCCCGCCAAGACCTCGTCCCGCGCCGCCACGGCCTCCGACAGCCCGGAGAGCGCGGCCGGCACCAAGGCGGCCGCCCAGCGCCTGAAGATGCGCCGCGAGCTCGCGGCCGCCGCGATGGAGCTGTTCGCGACGAAGGGGTACGAGGCGACCACGGTCGACGAGATCGCCGCGGCCGCCGGAGTGGCGCGCAGGACCTTCTTCCGGCACTTCCGGTCCAAGGAGGAGGCGATCTTCCCGGACCACGACGACACCCTGACCCGCGCCGAGGCCGTGCTGGACGTGGCCCCGGCACACGAGCACCCGCTCGACACGGTGTGCCGCGGGATCAAGGAGGTCATGAAGATGTACGCGGCCTCCCCGGCGGTGTCGGTGGAGCGCTACCGGCTGACCCGGGAGGTGCCGGCGCTGCGGGAGCGGGAGATCGCCTCCGTCGCCCGGTACGAGCGGCTGTTCACCCGGTACCTGCTGGCCCATTTCGACGAGGCGGAGCACCACGACGGCAACGACGACCCGCTGCTGGCGGAGGTGGCCGCGTCCGCGGTGGTGACGGCCCACAACCACGTGCTGCGGCGGTGGCTGCGCTCGGGCGGGCAGGGGGACGTGGAGGCGCAGCTGGACCACGCGTTCGCGATCGTGCGGAAGACCTTCGGGACGGGCATCGGGGCCGGCCGGACCCTGGCGTCCGTACCCTCCCCGGCCGGCTCGGGCGCGGATGCGCCGCCCGCGGCGGTGCGCGCCCAGGACGAGGTGCTGGTGGCGGTGGCGCGTACGGACGCCCCGCTGGAAGAGGTCATGCGGACGATCGAGGAGGCTTTGCGCAACGCCTAG